A stretch of the Rosa rugosa chromosome 5, drRosRugo1.1, whole genome shotgun sequence genome encodes the following:
- the LOC133711867 gene encoding UPF0481 protein At3g47200-like: protein MSANHRSGRDHTVIDILDGSEKSTNCIFRVPNVLWRQNPKAYTPDVVSIGPFHHYVEKRWKKEGQGGKKGNGEKYFQLMERVKTRYLNEILAGTKIKNLEELTAEVIKLSDQKNEGEFEQRARDFYAEPLDHISSEEFIKMMIVDGCFLIQLFRKCDDPKLRALYDPVFNMDCMFHFLCHDILLLENQLPWFVIHILCDLTHDIYRDEASLSILIMKALSILPSLKQSCSSYSKHLRRNNCYFDADYLHILDLIRSSIVIPLRTIEERPHKATENSEKEEAVLDPDLYQIRTATALSNVGIKFKSVKKESIMDIRFNPLRKGILEIPPLNVGMSSETLFRNLIAIEQCYHGYSNEITSYAIFMDNLICSKEDMELLCKQKIIGNLMSDEDGCKFFNNLYKDIPHNKFYYVELCKQVNKFYRGKVRLIGEDTRHKLKYLYDPWKVFYVIVGFLLLQIVPTILQTAFTIKQQYNPSP, encoded by the coding sequence ATGTCCGCAAATCATAGAAGTGGTAGAGATCATACAGTTATCGATATTCTCGATGGCAGCGAGAAAAGCACGAATTGCATCTTCAGAGTTCCTAACGTGCTCTGGAGACAAAATCCAAAAGCATATACACCTGATGTTGTTTCAATCGGACCTTTTCATCATTATGTAGAAAAGCGATGGAAGAAGGAAGGTCAAGGAGGCAAGAAAGGCAATGGCGAAAAATATTTCCAACTCATGGAACGAGTGAAAACTCGCTATTTGAATGAAATTCTCGCAGGTACGAAGATTAAAAATTTGGAAGAGTTGACTGCAGAAGTCATTAAGCTCTCAGATCAAAAGAATGAAGGCGAATTTGAGCAACGCGCGCGCGATTTTTATGCAGAACCACTTGATCATATTTCCTCTGAAGAGTTCATCAAGATGATGATAGTTGACGGTTGCTTCCTAATTCAACTGTTTCGGAAGTGTGACGATCCGAAACTCAGGGCCTTATATGACCCGGTGTTCAACATGGACTGTATGTTTCATTTCCTATGCCATGACATTTTGCTCCTAGAAAATCAACTACCTTGGTTTGTTATCCACATTTTGTGTGACCTTACCCATGATATATACCGTGATGAAGCTTCCCTCTCTATTCTCATCATGAAAGCGCTCAGCATACTACCATCACTGAAGCAAAGTTGCTCATCTTATAGTAAGCATCTCCGCCGAAACAATTGTTATTTTGATGCTGATTATCTGCACATACTTGATCTGATAAGAAGTTCCATAGTCATTCCATTAAGGACCATAGAAGAGAGACCGCATAAAGCAACTGAAAActctgaaaaagaagaagctgtGCTTGACCCAGATCTATATCAAATTAGGACTGCAACAGCTCTCTCAAACGTAGGCATTAAATTCAAAAGCGTCAAAAAGGAGAGCATAATGGACATCAGATTCAATCCTTTAAGGAAAGGGATTCTTGAGATTCCACCGCTAAACGTTGGAATGTCATCGGAAACATTATTCAGAAACCTCATCGCAATTGAGCAATGCTACCATGGTTATTCAAACGAGATAACATCTTATGCCATCTTTATGGATAACCTCATCTGCTCAAAGGAAGATATGGAATTACTTTGCAAGCAAAAAATAATTGGTAACTTGATGAGTGACGAAGATGGATGTAAGTTCTTCAACAACCTCTACAAGGACATCCCGCACAACAAGTTCTACTATGTTGAGCTGTGCAAACAAGTCAATAAATTTTACCGGGGGAAAGTCAGGCTGATAGGAGAGGATACAAGACACAAGTTGAAATATCTTTATGATCCCTGGAAAGTGTTTTATGTGATTGTTGGCTTTTTACTTCTGCAGATAGTTCCCACCATACTGCAGACCGCATTTACCATTAAGCAACAATATAATCCTAGTCCTTAG